The Muntiacus reevesi chromosome 15, mMunRee1.1, whole genome shotgun sequence region GCGAGTCGGCGCTGGGGTTGGCAGCGCTCGAGGGGTCCTTGCGGCTCTCCGGGCCACCCttggggccgccgccgccgccgctcccgcCCCCGGGGCCCGGCTGCTTCTCGCACTTGAAGCGCTTCTGGCGGCGCAAGTAACAGCCATTCTCGAACATGTTGCCGGAGTCCGGGTGCAGCGTCCAATAGGAACCCTTGCCTGGCTTGTCCGGGGAGCGGGCCACTTTGACAAAGCAGTCGTTGAAGGAGAGCGAGTGGCGGATGGAGTTCTGCCAGCGCTGCTGGTTCTGCCGGTAATAGGGGAAGAGGTCCATGATCCACTGATAGATCTCGCTCAGCGTGAGCATCTTGCTCGGCGCCTGCTGGATGGCCATGGTGATGAGAGAGATGTACGAGTAGGGCGGCTTGGCGTGAGGGTAGCTGCGCTTGAAAGTCTTggcgtcgccgccgccgccgccagcgcGGCTGCGGCCCAGGTTGGACGGCGCGTACGCCATGGGGCTCATGCACGGGTTCATGGCGGCCGCGTAGGGCCCCAGGCCGTTCATGGAGGCCGCCGGCTGCGCGCCCATGGCCCCCATGCCGCCGGGGCTCAGCGTCGTCCCCATGGCCGTCACGCCCGCCGTCATGCTATTCATGGCGCCCGCAGAGCCGCCGGGCATGCCAGCCACCGCCCCGGGGCTCAGCCCCGCGCCCAGACCCGGGTTTGCGTAGGACATGTTGAACGAAGCCGGGGTCATGTTGCCGCTCGTGCTCATGCTGTTCATGGTCATGTAGGTGTTCATGGAATTCATGGTGCCCAGACCTGAGTTCATGTTGCTCACCGGGACGGAGGAGTAGGCCTGGAGCGGAGACAGCGTGAAGAGGCCCCGAAGGGCTGAGTTAGCAGTGGGCGCGCTGGCGGCTAccggccccccgcccccggcaaATCCGAAAACGAGAAGAAACCATTTCTGCAAAGCCTAAGATCCCCCAACCAGGGGCAAACCGGCGGGCGCCCTCCCCAGAGCCAGCAAAGAGATGTCGTGCACGGCAGGGGGGAAAAGCCTAGCTCGGCAGGCATGAAAGACAAGAACTCTCAGAAAATATGTCCCCAGGAAGATGGTAATCGCCTTACACGCC contains the following coding sequences:
- the FOXA1 gene encoding hepatocyte nuclear factor 3-alpha, which translates into the protein MLGTVKMEGHESSDWNTYYADTQEAYSSVPVSNMNSGLGTMNSMNTYMTMNSMSTSGNMTPASFNMSYANPGLGAGLSPGAVAGMPGGSAGAMNSMTAGVTAMGTTLSPGGMGAMGAQPAASMNGLGPYAAAMNPCMSPMAYAPSNLGRSRAGGGGGDAKTFKRSYPHAKPPYSYISLITMAIQQAPSKMLTLSEIYQWIMDLFPYYRQNQQRWQNSIRHSLSFNDCFVKVARSPDKPGKGSYWTLHPDSGNMFENGCYLRRQKRFKCEKQPGPGGGSGGGGGPKGGPESRKDPSSAANPSADSPLHRGVHGKAGQLEGAPAPGPAASPQTLDHGGAAATGGASELKTPATSAAPPISSGPGALVSVPPSHPAHALAPHESQLHMKGDPHYSFNHPFSINNLMSSSEQQHKLDFKAYEQALQYSPYGSALPASLPLGGASVATRSPIEPSALEPAYYQGVYSRPVLNTS